From Bacteroidota bacterium, one genomic window encodes:
- a CDS encoding WYL domain-containing protein, with translation MSNTKRRFFLRYIAIIQKLRSGEASFEDIKKMVSNQNEISGEEFELSKRTFQRDLNDIRTIFNIDIRTNNRNNYYITEEEGDTLRSRMLETFDHFDLLYRAKHKSKYIFYEKRTPAGTGNFYLFLHAIHNRLLVRFKHEKFWQDGFTERVVEPYALKESHHRWYLLALDRKDGKVKTFGMDRISDAETTREKFRYPKELNVEEMFRYSFGIMTDEKSKPVEIVLSFDPEEGKYVRSLRLHDSQEVLVDSKEEYRIRLTMYITFDLVKELLSFGSTLTVLSPNKLRTEMTEQFEKALVNYKS, from the coding sequence ATGTCCAATACCAAACGTCGCTTCTTCCTTCGCTACATCGCCATCATACAGAAACTCCGTTCCGGGGAGGCGTCTTTCGAAGATATAAAAAAGATGGTTTCAAATCAGAACGAGATCAGCGGGGAGGAATTCGAACTCTCCAAGCGCACCTTCCAGCGTGACCTGAACGATATCCGTACCATTTTCAACATTGACATCCGTACCAACAACCGCAACAATTATTACATCACGGAAGAGGAAGGTGACACCCTCCGTTCCCGCATGCTGGAGACCTTCGATCATTTCGATCTGCTCTACAGGGCAAAACACAAGTCGAAGTATATCTTCTATGAAAAAAGGACACCTGCCGGTACAGGCAACTTTTACCTATTCCTCCATGCCATCCACAATCGCCTCCTCGTTCGTTTCAAACACGAGAAATTCTGGCAAGACGGCTTCACGGAAAGAGTGGTGGAGCCTTATGCCCTGAAGGAAAGCCACCACCGCTGGTACCTGCTGGCCCTGGACAGGAAAGACGGAAAAGTAAAAACCTTCGGCATGGACAGGATCTCTGACGCAGAGACGACCCGTGAAAAATTCAGGTATCCCAAAGAACTCAATGTAGAGGAGATGTTCAGGTATTCATTCGGGATCATGACCGATGAAAAGAGCAAACCCGTCGAGATCGTCCTTTCCTTTGATCCCGAAGAGGGCAAATACGTCCGCTCCCTTCGCCTCCACGACTCCCAGGAAGTCCTCGTGGATTCCAAAGAAGAATACCGTATTCGTCTTACCATGTACATCACTTTTGACCTGGTCAAGGAATTACTTTCCTTTGGCAGTACGCTCACTGTTCTGTCGCCCAATAAACTGAGGACCGAAATGACGGAACAATTCGAAAAAGCATTGGTGAATTACAAGAGCTGA
- a CDS encoding caspase family protein produces MQVLPAQAQGFASGFNHNTMDHKKQLFCCCCCFLLLQPTACPAQTAESGYTYISIGKSSVKSEPESNTLFPVDVDSPLPLKARANFNRFALIIGNENYAAYGHGLSNTEYAVRDAESFRMYAVSLLGIPEENIFFRTDVSAGTMEGLLKRFVQAASMAAGKPELFVYYSGHGMPGTQDGESFLLPVDADLISLESSLSLRRLMTDIASTPASRIVLFLDACFSGAGRSGNVLLSSRGVGYLSSPAAVPERTVVFSAGTARQPALCYREAEHGLFTYCLLKSLRYNGRGLQLGALVDEVSREVEAASIRINGSVQKPSLRSGFDVRTEWHSWKIKD; encoded by the coding sequence ATGCAGGTCCTGCCGGCGCAAGCGCAAGGCTTTGCTTCCGGTTTTAATCACAACACGATGGATCACAAGAAACAACTGTTCTGCTGCTGCTGCTGCTTTCTCTTGCTGCAACCCACTGCTTGTCCGGCCCAGACGGCCGAATCGGGATACACTTACATCAGCATTGGGAAAAGCTCCGTGAAATCAGAACCGGAGTCGAATACCCTTTTTCCGGTTGATGTGGATTCTCCGCTTCCCTTGAAAGCAAGGGCCAACTTCAACCGCTTTGCACTCATCATCGGGAATGAAAACTATGCCGCCTATGGACATGGGCTGAGCAACACCGAATACGCCGTCCGTGATGCAGAATCATTCCGGATGTATGCTGTGAGCCTGCTCGGAATTCCCGAAGAGAATATTTTCTTCCGCACCGATGTTTCCGCCGGCACGATGGAAGGACTGCTGAAGCGATTCGTGCAGGCGGCCTCCATGGCAGCAGGAAAACCGGAACTTTTTGTTTACTACTCAGGTCACGGTATGCCGGGGACCCAGGACGGCGAGAGTTTCCTCCTGCCGGTGGATGCCGATCTGATCTCCCTGGAAAGTTCCCTGAGCCTCCGAAGGCTCATGACCGATATCGCATCCACCCCTGCTTCCCGCATCGTCCTTTTTCTGGATGCCTGTTTCTCGGGAGCCGGCCGCAGCGGGAATGTATTGCTTTCCTCCCGTGGTGTCGGATACCTTTCTTCTCCTGCGGCAGTTCCGGAACGGACTGTCGTATTCTCGGCAGGAACAGCCCGTCAGCCTGCCCTGTGTTACCGGGAGGCTGAACACGGTTTGTTCACTTATTGCCTGTTAAAATCGCTTCGCTACAACGGTCGCGGACTGCAACTTGGTGCACTCGTTGATGAAGTCAGCAGGGAGGTCGAAGCCGCTTCCATTCGTATCAACGGCAGTGTACAAAAACCATCCCTGCGTTCCGGCTTTGATGTACGTACCGAATGGCATTCCTGGAAGATCAAAGACTAA
- a CDS encoding AAA family ATPase, with product MQVSTIKPLNEVEGNAAPGSEFLSIKVQAMNVFDDRSTFISCYRVFYSYFGVIPSIKYMHGADHKKLIAWVESTYKGRITARHTKEKFDKRSGKVIPINFIYLFNDGLLLDTENDGSVAVLFSGEKEQAAQELCTHLRQFCKRRNTTHDVSVLIDDGMGFRCVDIRNKKPKLSLELNYNDDLAPLHREIVKQLNKKEGSGLVLFHGTPGTGKSTYIRFLVHCVRKRVIFLPSRVAGNLDSPSMMGFLIDNKDSILVIEDAEDLIKSRDSHNESGISMLLNLTDGILGESLGIQVICTFNTKISNVDSALLRKGRLIAAYEFNALDAMKSGRLLERLGVADHPVSGAMTLAEIYNTRENFTNNLVEVKRPIGFQVGQDAAA from the coding sequence ATGCAAGTATCAACAATAAAGCCCCTCAATGAGGTGGAGGGCAATGCTGCCCCAGGCTCCGAATTCTTGTCGATCAAGGTACAAGCGATGAATGTCTTCGATGACCGGTCAACATTTATCAGCTGTTACCGTGTCTTCTATTCCTATTTTGGGGTGATTCCGAGCATTAAATACATGCACGGCGCTGATCATAAAAAATTGATAGCATGGGTCGAAAGTACTTACAAAGGAAGGATCACGGCGAGACACACCAAGGAAAAGTTTGATAAGCGCAGCGGCAAAGTTATTCCAATTAATTTCATATATCTTTTTAATGACGGCCTCCTTCTCGACACGGAAAATGACGGCTCGGTGGCCGTGCTTTTCAGCGGAGAAAAGGAACAGGCAGCGCAAGAACTTTGCACGCATTTGCGCCAGTTCTGCAAGAGGCGGAATACCACCCACGATGTCAGCGTCCTCATCGATGACGGCATGGGCTTCCGCTGTGTGGACATCAGGAACAAGAAGCCTAAACTCAGCCTTGAACTCAATTACAACGACGACCTGGCGCCCTTGCATCGCGAGATCGTTAAGCAGTTGAACAAGAAGGAGGGGAGCGGCCTCGTCCTCTTCCACGGTACGCCAGGGACGGGAAAATCCACCTATATCCGTTTCCTTGTGCATTGTGTACGCAAGCGGGTGATCTTTCTGCCTTCAAGAGTAGCCGGCAACCTGGATTCACCTTCCATGATGGGTTTCCTTATCGATAATAAGGATTCAATCCTTGTTATTGAGGACGCAGAGGATTTGATCAAGTCCCGCGACAGTCACAATGAATCCGGGATCTCCATGCTGCTGAACCTTACGGATGGCATCCTCGGCGAGAGCCTGGGCATACAGGTGATCTGTACGTTCAATACGAAAATCAGCAATGTCGATAGCGCCCTGTTGCGCAAAGGCAGGCTCATCGCGGCGTACGAGTTCAATGCGCTGGATGCGATGAAGTCGGGGCGCTTGCTTGAAAGGCTGGGTGTGGCAGATCATCCGGTGTCCGGCGCGATGACATTGGCCGAGATCTACAATACCCGAGAGAATTTTACGAATAACCTGGTGGAGGTCAAAAGGCCCATTGGCTTCCAGGTGGGTCAGGATGCAGCGGCCTGA
- a CDS encoding AAA family ATPase yields MKNEKTGTETKTLLELIHSVSNRQDVSEDFGIDGVFLLDDDEEESKTALAERLGMTGEEVAVFAVLFAMTLEDGEINTNQIARKLNYTLARYDELTAILNRLHEKGLVFRCYDFRNRYSYIVGPEIQSRIFANKDVLGMELKTDAFGLADIVASYFKLLREEKMEADIIYKYLIKLTEINPSLPISKTIEKYLLSEEEVVLLFALYCNKIEGYRSLSMSSYLSDVYRKYSQRMNIKKMFLLGNAKTLETGLVKLEDDHFQVGDSISLTEAGLEALFGNDKSLFEKNEHASAFPEMINPAGLPERKLFFNPSEKEAVDSLQRLLSEAEFPVIQKNLSAEGMIPGMAILLYGAPGTGKTETVYQSARNTGRELFKVEISSIRDKYVGESEKRTRKIFNDYRRCMKKPGPMPILFLNEADALISNRITVSDSVDQMNNTMQNILLEEMERFEGILFCTTNLEMNLDPAFERRFLYKIKFELPSETVRAAILRDRIKNLSEEQALRLSSLYPLSGGQVDNIHRKLVTERLLTGTEPTIEFIEKICTQESILRQPSRKIIGGFHTPGN; encoded by the coding sequence ATGAAAAACGAAAAAACCGGTACTGAAACTAAAACCTTACTTGAATTGATCCATAGTGTCTCAAACCGCCAGGATGTATCGGAGGATTTTGGGATCGACGGTGTGTTTCTCCTTGATGATGACGAGGAGGAATCAAAAACTGCATTGGCGGAACGTCTCGGCATGACCGGGGAAGAGGTGGCGGTCTTCGCGGTGCTGTTCGCCATGACCCTCGAAGACGGGGAAATTAACACGAATCAAATCGCACGAAAATTAAACTATACGCTGGCGCGTTACGATGAGTTAACCGCCATTCTCAATCGCTTACACGAAAAAGGCCTTGTGTTCAGATGTTACGATTTTCGAAACCGATATAGTTATATCGTCGGGCCGGAGATCCAAAGCAGGATCTTCGCAAACAAAGACGTCCTCGGGATGGAACTTAAAACCGATGCCTTTGGCCTTGCCGACATTGTCGCCTCCTATTTCAAATTGCTTCGGGAGGAGAAGATGGAAGCGGACATTATTTACAAATACCTCATAAAACTCACGGAGATAAATCCCTCCTTGCCCATTTCGAAAACCATCGAAAAATATTTGCTTTCCGAAGAGGAAGTAGTCCTTCTCTTTGCGTTGTACTGCAACAAGATCGAAGGGTACAGGTCCCTCAGCATGTCCTCCTACCTTTCCGACGTGTACAGAAAATATTCCCAACGCATGAATATTAAAAAAATGTTCCTTTTGGGAAATGCAAAAACGCTGGAGACCGGGCTTGTGAAATTAGAGGACGATCATTTCCAGGTCGGCGACAGCATTAGTCTCACCGAAGCAGGATTGGAAGCTCTTTTCGGAAATGACAAATCTCTTTTCGAAAAAAACGAACACGCATCCGCTTTTCCGGAGATGATCAACCCTGCCGGTCTTCCCGAGCGCAAACTCTTTTTCAACCCTTCGGAAAAGGAGGCCGTTGATTCTCTTCAACGTTTGTTGAGTGAAGCGGAATTTCCGGTCATTCAAAAAAATCTGTCCGCGGAAGGGATGATTCCCGGAATGGCGATCTTGCTTTATGGCGCGCCGGGAACGGGAAAGACCGAAACGGTGTACCAAAGCGCCCGTAACACGGGCCGTGAACTTTTTAAAGTGGAGATCAGCAGCATACGTGATAAATATGTGGGCGAATCGGAAAAAAGGACGCGCAAGATTTTTAACGACTACCGTCGCTGCATGAAAAAACCCGGGCCCATGCCCATTCTCTTCCTCAACGAGGCGGATGCGCTTATCAGCAACCGCATCACCGTATCGGATTCTGTGGATCAAATGAACAACACGATGCAAAACATTCTTCTCGAAGAGATGGAACGCTTTGAAGGCATTCTGTTTTGCACCACGAACCTGGAAATGAATCTTGATCCTGCTTTTGAACGACGTTTTCTTTACAAGATCAAATTCGAATTGCCCTCGGAAACTGTTCGCGCCGCCATTCTCCGTGACAGAATAAAGAACCTCAGCGAAGAGCAAGCCCTCAGGCTTTCGTCACTCTATCCTTTGTCAGGCGGTCAAGTTGACAATATTCACCGTAAACTCGTCACCGAACGATTGCTTACCGGAACGGAACCCACGATTGAATTTATTGAAAAAATCTGCACGCAAGAATCGATTCTCCGTCAGCCCTCGAGGAAAATCATCGGGGGCTTTCATACCCCCGGAAATTAA